CAGCAGCAGTGTTAGTGGACCATCTATTTCCTTACAGTTATAACGAGATGCCCTGCATAACGCCCTGTAAAGGTGTGCTAGGCATGCCGAACCCCAACTATATTGTCCAATATTGACAAAATCACGAAGCAAGGGTAGAAATTTCCAGTGCACACCTGCCCCAGACTTATCCCCAAACAGTATCGTCCCAATCAGCAACATAATGTGACACCTCACCCCTAGTAATTAATGACAATCTAATATTATAACATATCTGTAGCATTATATAATACGATGGTTAATACATTAATAGAAAAATATCTAATGTAGCATATTAGGCTATTATGAGACAATATTACATAGTCCACATGGCTAATACATAAATTACTTCATCAACATAATATGACACCTCACATACCTCTATATACTGATTTCAtcatttaattctaaattctCTTTTAGATTCCGGAGTCATGTCAGTTTTATGCAGCTTGATCTACAGTCCTCTCTACGAGATGCAACCCCAAATTGAAGCAGACACTCCGCCTCCATGGCTTCAAAACTACTCATTGTCATCCCTGTGACTGGAAGACCATCTGTGGGAAGACCAAGTATTAGAGCCACATCTTCAAGAGTCACGGAACATTCACCAATGGGGAGGTGAAACGTATGTGTGTCTGGGTGCCAACGTTTGATTAGAGCATTTACCAATGCTTTCTGACACTGAACTATCCCAATCTGAGACACATGATAGAACCCAGTAATCCGTAAATGCTCCTCCACCCTATCGTTGTACCGATCCGGAGGAACTGGGTGGTTACATGTCaatattcttaatttctacagaAAAACATAACAAATAACTAGTCATATAATTAACAGTTACTAACTTACCATCATCAATCATTTCAGTAAATCCATATATAACTAATTCTTTTAACTTCTAAAATTATTGAATTAAtccttaaaattattaataattaaaaataaaagtcatgacctatatatttatttattcttaacgAATATTCTCAACAATATTACAACAATTTAAATATTATCTAATACTAATTACTCATTTGTGAAACACATTTTTtcctcaataataaaaaatattaacaatcaGTATATGCCATCATCAACAATTCTACACAATATTAACATTTATATTCTAAAAACTATAAACAttgtcataattaaaaaaatagcatGACTTAATTAAAATAATCCTATTAATCATTAAACATTAACATTTTTATCAGTCACAATACCAATAACAATAACATAAACATTTAAATTCTTCTCTAACAGTTATActtacttttttaaataaatatttaaatatgcttaattaactaaaacatataattatactaaaaattaataaaaattaaaaaaaaatcaacattcTCTACTGAATAAGAGATCTATTTACTTCTTCTTTTATACCAACCGAAATCTTTTCATCATTAACAATGATTATGTTttcttattaataataatattttttattaaaaatctgcaaaaaaacatttaaaaaaatttaagaaatattGAAATATAACGAACTGCATCTATTTTTCTATATATCAACTGCATTTTTTACCAACAATCACCATCAtaataattaaattcttaatattaataattataaatataaataaatttctaaatcttaaaaataattaaaaaatacttacATAATCAGGATCACTGGATAATGAATAATATGAAGCTCACATCGATCAAcatctttaattttatgttttttgggcATGATTGCTTTTTCTCCACCATGCAAAGATGAGCTtcagaaatgaagaagaatgttTGAGAGTGAAGTGTGTGTGCAGCTTTCGTTTTCGGATGGTGAGAGAAGAGCAATTGGGTTTCTTTATTCAAATAGGGGCACCGTTCGGGGGAAAACCGGAGAGCGACGCGTGTTACGTGCAACAACGAACTCGGACCGTGCGTTTGGCTTCTtcagaaatcggacggtccgtgATCATCTTCAACTCTGAGGGTCCGAGTTCGAAACTTGCTACAGGGGATTGCATGGAACTCGGACGGTGCGAGTTGGGTTTAGAACTCGGAGGGTCCGAGTTGTTCCCCCCTGACACCACCATTTTGTGTAGCACTCCCTTTCCCCATATCACCGCACTTCACCAGCTCAGGATCCATATGTAAATTAAATTCCGGTAGTGTGCGTTCATTTTCTcttcttgaaaaataaaaatcatccactctcttttatttttgtgactattgcttttttttttttggacaaagatAGGTAATTTTATTTCAGCTGAAGTAGTAAAATGTATGGTCCAAATTAGGaatataacaaatatattattagaaaTGTTCTTACAATAAAATATGTTAGACAATCATTAAAATTAAGGGTTAAGTATTgttttcgtccctaaggtctgaggccaaaatcaaaatcgtttccgactttttttgttattaaaatcaacctaaacgttacaaaacgttataaaatctttattttctactttaattttattttcttaccaaattacccttaataattaatataaataataagaataatattaaaaataatattagttgATGTGTTCTTCACCCGAAGATCAATACACCATCGCCATCATCATGTTCATCAATGGCGGAACTCAAGCAGAACCACTCCCTTCTCATCCGCCTGGGCCTCTCTTCCGACAACCACGCCATCTCCCCTCTCATCATCTTCTCCTCCCTCTCTCCACACGGCGATCTCCGCTACGCTGCCACCCTCTTTTTCACCCTCACAGACCCTGACACCTTTCTCTTCAACACTCTTATCAGAGCCTTCTCCCTCTCCCAAACCCCCTCCATTTCCTTCCTCTTCTACTCTGACATGCTCTATCGCGCTCTCTCACCCAACAACTTCACCTTCCCATCTCTCATCAAATCCTCATCACCATCCGCTATAATTCACCATGGCAGACAGGTCCATGCCCATGTTCTCAAGTTTGGGTTTGGGTCTGATGTTTATGCTCTCAATGCCTTAGCTCATATGTATGTTATTTTTGGTTTGTTGGGTGATGCAAGgaaggtgtttgatagaatgcctGTGAGGATCGTTGTGTCTTGGACTATTATGATTTCTGGGTATGCTCAATGGGGCTTGTGGATGAGGCTCTCACTGTTTTCGAGCTCTTGCCACAAAAGAATTATGTTGCTTGGAATGTTGTCATTGCGGCTTTCGTTGGCAACAATCGGTTTCGAGAGGCTTTTGGTTTGTTTCATAGGATGAGGAAGGAGGAGAAGGTGGAGCTGGATATGTATGTAGCTGCTACCATGCTTTCTGCTTGTACTGGAGTTGGTACTTTGGAAATGGGAGAGTGGATACATTGATATGTTGTGAGGAGTGGGATTGATTTGggagagaagaaagggaagagacACGGAGTGGGGGTGCAGGTTGGGGGGGAagggttttgtttttatttattatttatattaattattaagggtgatttggtaaaaaaaataaaattaaagtagaaaaggacgattttataacgttttgtaacgtttaGGATGAtttcaataacaaaaaaaggttggggacgattTTAATTTTGGCTTCAAACTTTAGGGACGAAAACAATACTTAACCCTAAAATTAATTcagatcaattagtatcatttatatttatataaaatatctgtatattaattgtaggattgtatgcttttattacttttattcttCTAACACCTATATATACCCCTATGTATTATATCTTTGGTGACATACTCAATAATATACCATCCTTTCTCtaatttagtctcttgtttctaatatAGTATCAAGAGCATAGGTTCCTTTTCTTCCATAAAAATTCGTTTCACAGtccttttgtttttttctcttctGACAGTGCTCTTTGCCTTCGTTTTTCGACGTTTTCCCGACGCTTTGGTTCATTACCACCACTACCATCATGCTCTTCTTGTCGTTAAGATTCTAATGCCTCCAGACTCGCCGTCGGATGTGCCCTCACGCACCACATGAAGACCGTTATCCGATTAGGTTTTTCTTTCCCCAAACGCCATCCGGCACCGTTGGATCCACGCCCAGGATCAACGGCACCAGACAGCGCCACGTATCGAAGCCTCTAACACCTGCAGATCCACTCCAACCCGCTTCGAACTCGACCCGGCCCGCCTCTCCGACCCGCATGCCAACTCCCTATCCGCGTCAGCACTGACGCATCTCCTTTGTCCAATCACGCGTTGCCACGTGGCCTACCCTATTGATGTGGAAGCTGACGTGGCAAATAATGGGACCCTCTCTAAgatttttggtgagctctttctgATTCTACCGTCTGTTTTCTCATTTTCGGCCCGAAATTTGCagtttttctctcctctctttgataTTTGTCTCTACTATTATGAAAAAATCAGATGTTTTTGCTGTCACAGATAGAAAGGGTAAATTCTGTCGAAACTATAACCGTTCTGGGCACCTCTTCTCAGACTGTCCTTCTATTGAATGTCGCAAATGTCAACAGAAATGTCACATTAGCTACAATTATCCACAACTATTCTACTATTATTACAATCCCATCATGTCTTAGTTAACTCGAGTATcattctcatcccaacttctccAAGAATATGTCTGCTTCTACTGTTGCTGCTACTACTAAATCTACCACCTCTGCTCCTCTCAAGCCGTCTTCTGTCTCTCT
The sequence above is drawn from the Arachis hypogaea cultivar Tifrunner chromosome 4, arahy.Tifrunner.gnm2.J5K5, whole genome shotgun sequence genome and encodes:
- the LOC112794965 gene encoding pentatricopeptide repeat-containing protein At1g08070, chloroplastic-like; this translates as MAELKQNHSLLIRLGLSSDNHAISPLIIFSSLSPHGDLRYAATLFFTLTDPDTFLFNTLIRAFSLSQTPSISFLFYSDMLYRALSPNNFTFPSLIKSSSPSAIIHHGRQVHAHVLKFGFGSDVYALNALAHMYVIFGLLGDARKVFDRMPVRIVVSWTIMISGYAQWGLWMRLSLFSSSCHKRIMLLGMLSLRLSLATIGFERLLVCFIG